A section of the Drosophila sechellia strain sech25 chromosome 3L, ASM438219v1, whole genome shotgun sequence genome encodes:
- the LOC6610240 gene encoding centrosomal protein cep290: protein MSMDIPETVSLRKFRDFSARQKQELYETLLELAESIDELPKKSLRKTLELTLAVLEYKGEQVQRLQESPAGGLSSDRRLQDENEKLKRMLQNLEDERDGLKSKAKELGEEIRQLELRLQEAAQQAEISDKDSSDPLSELDKQEQLLQNIDSKNKHIKRLLKEIESLQNQNIAQSKTIVLHERELQTIKANLVQLSQDITKVEQERKSLKQKEQQQALEITRLEGNLTFLEVERKKQEVEMRQFLDKYEAKSLGWRQALDDRDKEVERLKKQLEGKSISSAQTNSSNSQSHQEEEQAKLRQLLESREQRIEKLEEKIKSMAEEMVSSTRAMNQLCQEKERAHDPEQPRACCQMIEERLREATARSQQLSEMLEVAEQDNVLKAQQALHAISALDAYKRDEDGLIPALRRCSELEQKVAARDKQLRSYIQELNSLHEVVQENELLRRKLHIPDDVVIMAKNVHSKQRNKDKQIDRLTLKLRTSEELRLQLKLEKSELRRKLLELQQDSPQTLNESLQAPSEVGEVPNSVHLENSPRRGQGDGAASSEMQNRYDEVLAENETLRSGMYEILEKLREYDATSEHITIDSDLLRRLIEALPGGTTTPQRLQGQLLELKAREEALRQLLEQQNYSDSETGELSSVHSLCEIPEIAVEHPVEEDAVLNTATRPSSPTEATVGLRRPTVPDPEEKPTNEVLAELSILRKHYDELRLHMSADGSDLMNRNQELHDQLIALELQLEQQRNSYSYMRRDYDQLLTETRKQELRFIDDKASLARQLEHSKSEVLGAREELEKVNQRNPYTAEEQQKLEHRNAIMSMQLGQAVEQLLGELKPTEICAEYGIIRENYQLDYITAQDFEEQQQELLTWRTKQAELQRETKQLEGLLHVANEQIHSQQRLLNEITDNHINLRHLVADLQSSSDEKLMLAKVQRDLDSVKAECSRLETEREKLHLKAECLQTQLEASEISLKQAHQDFQQERTNSDIKHKFLQHSLFMLKDKYAKFTPLVFLTNFVFAYQKFQRRLEEEQVHQRHRDHTALVDEVTAVVRTKIGLNEESSQQLVKLIKSETQTRLLEQRCEILQAKQEELVRELGELRMSQATDTEHWSTIQALFGDGEQRSQLKVDAETNTDAVAPIPAMRRAVQLIDRESSPIGSPLHKHPHLDTATQTVEAPLEFSETAVQTNGIRGQQNQAVQTADAVEDSRRDSRAELQKMQETLQEANQRIEVLGKQLEASRSESRESGSPQGGVVEKTILSFHTLLLEKDQSIQKYQDLLQTERDQSQQALSKQVAENESLRATVNNLNFNIKTKDAEIQGLKEKLRQKPEVHVERNPSTDSRSSSSSDSSVNELTDEKIEELFESSSVERPPQEEVEVPVEAGPDNIVTEEPEGEEEKQDTEELKEVPTLHKQIKDLKDKLEYSERSLKTREEEVDILKEKLKLCQEREKSVESTVNPELDQLRIFLDEKDKHIKDLMDTLKNFHDDQQRYIKDTSNFSEDQIAKLAADLNRTEATNKIYHTQMEALRRQLANVTQREKQARDLSQSLRQQLLKRPVVSIKTELNARVKNENQQKRIQQLELDLDEARGQLQRQQTLLEAKRTRSANEVQLWEKQKRYQQQAEKTKARLEETELALDKTRALLQAARTTIARLEKDKQILESKLGRNGPSSNSSGGNNLKCCRTPSCPNLQHVGVGKFAPSPSESPETYTGPSSECSSPAHHHTQIFDQSQVDLIQALKSRIELQQRKIIAMELEGRGSNALTTELEKLQERCQAIEAQNIRLEARNLQLQLDSDLLRQGDSSDRLQKRIKHLEDYIIALKEEMARNESRRELGSGLKVSTNQGQSAEQTILSLRNLVEKLRSENKFLKDGRRSTESRSSMDSTPAEATRLQQQHAEALEKISALQQELQKRTKCSQCGGRSKDAANEELKFIKEQLVKKTQLLQKAKVLLTRAAAKEKVLREQLALWKRKCSELQNVPVIDEISE, encoded by the exons ATGAGCATGGACATACCAGAAACCGTATCCCTGCGCAAGTTCCGCGACTTTTCGGCGCGCCAGAAGCAGGAGCTCTACGAAACGCTCCTCGAACTGGCCGAGTCCATCGATGAGCTGCCCAAGAAGTCGCTGCGGAAGACCCTGGAGCTCACCCTGGCCGTTTTGGAGTACAAGGGCGAGCAGGTACAGCGGCTGCAGGAATCGCCAGCCGGAGGACTCTCCTCCGACCGCCGCCTGCAGGACGAGAATGAGAAGCTGAAGCGAATGCTCCAGAACCTGGAGGACGAACGCGATGGCCTGAAGAGCAAAGCCAAGGAG TTGGGCGAGGAAATCCGCCAGTTGGAGCTGCGTCTGCAGGAGGCGGCGCAGCAGGCGGAGATCAGCGACAAGGATTCATCGGATCCCCTGTCCGAGCTGGACaagcaggagcagctgctgcagaaCATCGACTCCAAGAACAAGCATATCAAGCGGCTGCTTAAGGAAATCGAG TCACTGCAAAACCAAAACATAGCTCAATCGAAGACCATAGTGCTCCACGAGCGGGAGCTGCAGACCATCAAGGCGAATCTTGTGCAACTGAGCCAGGACATCACCAAGGTGGAGCAGGAGCGCAAGTCCTTGAAGcaaaaggagcagcagcaggcgctgGAAATCACTCGGCTGGAGGGAAATCTTACCTTCCTGGAGGTGGAGCGCAAGAAGCAGGAGGTGGAAATGCGTCAGTTCCTGGACAAGTACGAGGCCAAGTCGCTGGGCTGGAGGCAGGCGCTCGACGATCGGGACAAGGAGGTGGAGCGTCTCAAGAAACAACTGGAGGGCAAAAGCATCAGCTCTGCCCAAACCAATTCTTCCAACAGTCAGAGTCaccaggaggaggagcaagCCAAACTGAGACAA CTTTTGGAATCCCGGGAACAGCGCATCGAGAAGCTGGAGGAGAAGATCAAGTCGATGGCGGAGGAGATGGTTAGCTCCACGCGGGCGATGAACCAGTTGTGCCAGGAGAAGGAGCGCGCCCATGATCCAGAGCAACCGCGAGCCTGCTGCCAGATGATCGAGGAGCGCCTGCGGGAAGCCACCGCCCGGAGTCAGCAGCTCTCGGAGATGCTGGAGGTCGCCGAGCAGGACAACGTGCTCAAGGCCCAGCAGGCCCTGCACGCCATTAGTGCGCTGGATGCCTACAAGCGTGACGAAGATGGTCTCATTCCCGCTCTGCGACGCTGCTCGGAATTGGAGCAGAAGGTGGCAGCACGCGACAAGCAGCTGAGGAGCTACATCCAGGAGCTGAACTCCCTGCATGAGGTGGTCCAGGAGAACGAGCTTCTGCGGCGAAAACTCCACATCCCCGACGATGTGGTCATCATGGCCAAGAACGTTCATTCCAAGCAGCGCAACAAGGACAAGCAGATCGATCGACTTACCCTCAAGCTGAGGACATCCGAGGAGCTGCGTCTGCAACTGAAGTTGGAAAAGAGTGAACTTAGGCGGAAGCTCTTGGAGTTACAGCAAGACAGTCCGCAGACCTTGAACGAATCCCTGCAGGCGCCCAGCGAAGTGGGTGAAGTGCCTAATAGTGTGCACCTGGAGAATTCGCCGAGACGTGGCCAAGGCGACGGGGCAGCCAGTTCCGAGATGCAGAATCGCTACGACGAAGTCCTGGCGGAAAATGAAACCCTTCGCTCCGGCATGTACGAGATTCTGGAGAAGCTGCGGGAATATGATG CCACCTCAGAGCACATAACCATAGATTCCGATCTCTTGCGCCGCCTCATCGAAGCTCTTCCCGGCGGAACTACCACTCCGCAGCGACTTCAGGGACAGCTCCTGGAGCTGAAGGCCCGAGAGGAGGCACTGCGTCAGCTGCTCGAGCAGCAGAACTACAGTGACTCCGAGACGGGAGAACTGTCCTCTGTGCATAGTCTGTGCGAGATTCCTGAGATTGCAGTAGAACATCCTGTCGAAGAGGATGCTGTGCTGAACACAGCCACCAGGCCAAGCTCGCCCACTGAAGCCACGGTGGGATTACGCAGACCCACAGTACCAGATCCCGAGGAGAAGCCCACGAACGAGGTCCTGGCTGAGCTCTCCATTCTGCGCAAGCACTACGACGAACTTCGTCTTCATATGTCCGCCGATGGCAGTGATCTGATGAACCGCAACCAAGAGCTCCACGATCAACTGATCGCTTTGGAGTTGCAGTTGGAGCAGCAAAGGAATTCCTACTCCTACATGCGCAGGGATTACGATCAACTGCTGACGGAGACCCGAAAACAGGAACTTCGCTTTATAGATGACAAGGCGTCTCTAGCCAGGCAGTTGGAGCACAGCAAGAGTGAAGTATTGGGAGCTAGAGAGGAGTTGGAGAAAGTGAATCAAAGGAATCCCTACACTGCGGAGGAGCAGCAAAAGTTGGAGCACAGGAATGCCATAATGAGCATGCAACTCGGCCAGGCGGTGGAGCAACTGCTGGGCGAGCTGAAGCCCACGGAAATATGCGCAGAGTACGGTATAATCAGGGAGAACTATCAGCTGGATTACATCACGGCCCAGGATTTCGaggagcagcaacaggagCTGCTCACTTGGAGGACCAAGCAGGCGGAGCTGCAGAGGGAGACCAAGCAGCTGGAAGGTCTGCTCCATGTGGCCAACGAGCAG ATTCACTCCCAGCAGAGGCTGCTCAACGAGATCACCGATAACCACATCAATCTGCGTCACCTGGTGGCCGATCTTCAAAGCAGCTCCGACGAGAAGCTAATGCTGGCCAAGGTCCAGAGGGACCTGGATAGTG TGAAAGCTGAGTGCTCCCGCTTGGAAACAGAGCGAGAAAAACTGCATCTGAAGGCGGAATGCCTGCAAACCCAACTGGAGGCCAGCGAGATATCCCTGAAACAGGCACATCAGGACTTCCAGCAGGAGCGCACCAATAGCGATATTAAGCACAA ATTCCTGCAGCATTCATTGTTTATGCTCAAAGATAAATATGCCAAATTTACGCCACTGGTCTTCCTCACCAACTTTGTGTTCGCCTATCAAAAGTTCCAGCGTCGCCTGGAGGAGGAGCAAGTGCACCAGCGACATAGAGATCACACCGCCCTGGTTGATGAAGTGACCGCCGTGGTCCGGACCAAAATTGGTCTCAACGAGGAGAGTTCCCAGCAGTTGGTGAAGCTCATAAAGTCAGAAACGCAGACGAGACTCTTGGAACAGCGCTGTGAGATCCTGCAGGCCAAACAGGAGGAGCTCGTTCGGGAATTGGGTGAGTTGAGGATGAGCCAGGCCACCGACACCGAGCACTGGAGCACCATCCAGGCCTTGTTCGGCGATGGAGAGCAAAGAAGTCAACTCAAGGTGGATGCGGAGACAAATACGGACGCAGTGGCTCCTATTCCGGCCATGAGAAGGGCCGTCCAGTTGATAGACAGGGAGTCCTCGCCCATTGGGTCTCCTCTCCACAAACATCCGCACCTGGATACAGCCACTCAAACGGTGGAGGCGCCACTTGAGTTCTCGGAGACGGCAGTCCAAACCAATGGCATTCGCGGCCAGCAGAATCAAGCCGTTCAGACAGCGGATGCAGTGGAGGACAGCAGGAGAGATTCACGCGCGGAGCTACAGAAAATGCAAGAAAC TCTGCAAGAAGCTAACCAGCGCATCGAGGTCCTTGGCAAGCAGTTGGAGGCTTCCAGATCGGAGAGTCGCGAGTCCGGGAGTCCGCAAGGTGGAGTAGTGGAGAAGACCATACTATCGTTCCACACCCTGCTCCTGGAGAAGGACCAGTCTATTCAAAAGTACCAGGACCTTCTGCAGACCGAGAGGGATCAGAGTCAGCAAGCACTTAGCAAACAGGTGGCTGAAAACGAATCCCTGAGGGCCACGGTGAACAACCTGAACTTCAACATCAAGACGAAGGATGCAGAGATTCAGGGCCTCAAGGAGAAGCTGAGACAGAAGCCCGAGGTCCACGTGGAGCGCAACCCGTCGACGGATTCGAggtccagttccagttccgaCAGCTCGGTCAACGAGCTGACGGATGAGAAGATCGAGGAGCTCTTCGAAAGCAGCTCAGTGGAGAGACCACCCCAGGAAGAGGTGGAAGTGCCAGTGGAAGCAGGTCCAGATAACATAGTTACCGAAGAGCCCGAGGGTGAGGAGGAGAAGCAGGACACCGAGGAGCTCAAGGAAGTGCCGACGCTGCACAAGCAAATCAAGGACCTCAAGGACAAACTGGAGTACAGTGAAAGGAGCCTCAAGACCAGGGAAGAGGAAGTGGATATACTAAAAGAGAA GTTGAAGCTGTGCCAGGAGCGCGAGAAGTCGGTCGAAAGCACCGTGAACCCCGAGCTGGATCAGCTACGCATCTTCCTGGATGAGAAGGACAAGCACATCAAGGATCTTATGGATACGCTCAAGAACTTTCAC GACGACCAGCAGCGCTATATCAAAGACACCTCGAACTTCTCAGAGGACCAGATAGCCAAACTGGCTGCCGATCTGAACCGCACCGAGGCCACCAACAAGATCTATCACACTCAAATGGAGGCACTTCGCCGCCAGCTGGCCAACGTCACCCAGCGCGAAAAGCAGGCCAGGGATCTCAGCCAGTCGCTGCGCCAGCAACTGCTCAAACGCCCTGTGGTCTCCATAAAAACGGAACTGAATGCCCGGGTGAAGAACGAGAACCAGCAGAAGAGAATCCAGCAGCTGGAATTGGACTTGGACGAGGCACGTGGCCAGCTGCAGCGACAGCAGACGCTCCTGGAGGCCAAGCGCACGAGGAGTGCCAATGAGGTGCAGCTCTGGGAGAAGCAGAAGCGGTACCAACAGCAGGCGGAGAAGACCAAGGCCCGGCTGGAGGAGACCGAGCTGGCACTGGACAAGACCCGAGCCCTTCTCCAGGCAGCCCGCACCACAATAGCGCGGTTGGAAAAGGACAAGCAGATCCTGGAGTCCAAGCTGGGCAGGAACGGTCCGTCAAGCAACAGCTCCGGTGGCAATAACCTCAAGTGCTGCCGCACTCCATCCTGCCCGAATCTCCAGCACGTGGGTGTCGGCAAGTTCGCTCCATCGCCTTCGGAGAGTCCGGAGACCTACACCGGTCCCAGCAGCGAGTGCAGTTCTCCGGCGCATCATCACACCCAGATCTTCGACCAGAGTCAGGTGGACCTCATACAGGCGCTCAAGTCGCGCATTGAGCTGCAGCAGCGCAAGATCATCGCCATGGAACTGGAGGGCAGGGGCAGCAATGCCCTGACCACGGAGCTGGAAAAGTTGCAAGAGCGCTGCCAGGCCATCGAGGCCCAGAACATCCGACTGGAGGCCAGGAACCTACAGCTGCAGCTCGACTCGGATCTCTTAAGGCAGGGCGACAGCAGTGACCGGCTGCAGAAGCGGATCAAGCACTTGGAGGA CTACATCATCGCCCTGAAAGAGGAGATGGCTCGCAACGAATCCCGTCGAGAGTTGGGCAGTGGCCTCAAGGTGAGCACCAATCAGGGCCAATCGGCGGAGCAGACGATCCTATCGCTGCGCAATCTCGTAGAGAAGTTGCGATCGGAGAACAAGTTCCTGAAGGATGGTCGCCGATCCACGGAGTCCCGCAGTTCCATGGACTCCACGCCTGCAGAGGCGACAcgtctgcagcagcagcatgcaGAGGCGCTGGAGAAAATCAGTGCTCTGCAGCAGGAGCTGCAAAAGCGAACCAAGTGCAGCCAATGCGGGGGACGCAGTAAG GACGCTGCCAACGAGGAGCTTAAGTTCATCAAGGAGCAGTTGGTGAAAAAGACGCAGCTGCTGCAGAAGGCCAAAGTCCTTCTGACCCGTGCTGCCGCCAAGGAAAAGGTCCTCAGGGAACAGCTGGCCTTGTGGAAACGCAAGTGCTCCGAACTGCAAAATGTGCCCGTGATCGATGAAATCAGCGAGTAA
- the LOC6610241 gene encoding enoyl-CoA delta isomerase 2, mitochondrial — protein MAYQGYKELLVEQQGKLLVAKFNNPKKKNCINIFTYQEITRVLTEVNDDEGVTMVVFTGVGDIFTAGNDLTQSSKSDDIDAFFKQSNATFKAMVLSFVNCRKIVLSLVNGPAIGIGATIVGLCDVAWCSETTYFYTPFTKLGLVPEGGSSYMLPLILGRSKASEILLLNEPLSAQEAYQFNFVSRIFKASELVSVIWPKLRQYSELPANSLLQGKRLIKKGFLENLIKANEEECKQLLQQFQHPEFFQAIMDFASRKNKAKL, from the exons ATGGCGTACCAAGGATACAAGGAACTGCTTGTGGAACAGCAGGGCAAGCTGCTCGTTGCCAAGTTCAACAATCCCAAGAAGAAGAACTGCATCAACATTTTCACCTACCAGGAGATAACCCGGGTGCTGACCGAGGTCAACGACGACGAGGGCGTAACCATGGTGGTTTTCACCGGCGTAGGCGACATCTTTACGGCCGGAAACGACTTGACCCAATCCTCCAAGTCCGACGACATCGACGCCTTCTTTAAACAGTCCAATGCGACTTTCAAG GCCATGGTTCTGAGCTTCGTCAACTGCAGGAAGATAGTGCTTTCTTTGGTGAACGGACCTGCCATCGGAATTGGAGCAACCATTGTGGGATTGTGCGATGTGGCCTGGTGCTCCGAAACG ACCTACTTCTACACGCCATTCACCAAGCTGGGATTGGTGCCAGAGGGCGGCTCCTCCTACATGCTGCCCCTGATCCTGGGGCGCTCCAAGGCGTCGGAAATCCTGCTGCTAAACGAACCTCTCAGCGCCCAGGAGGCCTATCAGTTCAACTTTGTTTCGAGGATCTTCAAGGCCAGCGAATTGGTGTCGGTGATTTGGCCCAAACTGCGTCAGTATTCCGAGCTGCCCGCGAACTCTCTTCTGCAAGGGAAGCGCCTCATCAAGAAGGGCTTCCTGGAGAATCTCATCAAGGCCAACGAGGAGGAGTGCAAGCAGCTGCTCCAGCAATTCCAGCATCCCGAGTTTTTCCAGGCCATCATGGACTTTGCCAGCCGTAAAAACAAGGCGAAATTGTAA
- the LOC6610242 gene encoding uncharacterized protein LOC6610242: protein MRLNEPAARTRPTTKSTTEATKFSSSRGDLHLECSVPNLIRLLLLIATIMGGGLVQAKTIYDSVNMIQALDALVEPRESTKVPLQTSPATPTAHDHAHIRVSTLRSSYEDSDDGVDGDYVIPESHTSTVAILDLDSPMKVQDMESLSLQAGSGTVSPKSSPDSSGHKKNASFQQIGSQNVNALVPATVATTSSGLPSSSNSSLATPTEPARNRSTGLVRNSAVKVDSKHPLSKGQKTDAPMLNYIFDTFSSANKHHHHDQRYGPHFEDVQRIGQATNLTVQAGSSIHLNCRISLLQDKTVSWVRHNTQDEGKDNGNALDLLTVGMHTYTGDKRYKMEFQYPNNWRLKITNVKKDDEAIYECQISTHPPRVIQINLHVNAPKVMIVDEVGDPLQEKYYEIDSTLQLSCVVRNVAMTSSVVFWKHMDNILNYDVTRGGVSVKTELMEDGANSTLSIAKISKTDSGNYTCSISEFQNFTIVVHILNGESFAELHHGGAGGMHSTWWQLVMLHVMALLVLNSVRGEFS, encoded by the exons ATGCGTTTGAATGAACCAGCTGCAAGAACGCGACCCACAACAAAATCAACGACAGAAGCCACCAAGTTCTCATCATCCAGGGGTGACCTTCACCTCGAATGCTCCGTGCCCAACCTGATCAGGCTGCTCCTCCTCATCGCAACGATCATGGGCGGCGGACTCGTCCAGGCCAAGACAATTTACGACTCGGTTAACATGATTCAGGCGCTGGATGCCCTGGTGGAGCCACGGGAATCGACCAAGGTTCCACTGCAAACATcgccagccacgcccactgcccaCGACCACGCCCACATCCGGGTGTCCACGTTACGGAGTAGTTACG AGGATTCAGATGATGGCGTAGATGGCGATTATGTCATCCCAGAGAGCCACACATCTACAGTGGCGATCCTGGATCTGGATTCCCCCATGAAGGTCCAGGACATGGAGTCGTTATCCCTGCAGGCAGGATCGGGCACAGTTTCCCCAAAGAGCAGCCCCGATTCTTCCGGGCACAAGAAGAACGCCTCCTTCCAGCAGATTGGCAGCCAGAATGTAAACGCCTTAGTGCCGGCCACAGTGGCCACCACATCATCCGGCCTCCCGTCGAGCAGCAACTCCTccttggccacgcccacggAGCCGGCGAGGAACCGGAGCACCGGCCTCGTCCGCAACTCCGCAGTCAAGGTGGACAGCAAGCATCCACTGTCCAAGGGCCAGAAGACGGACGCACCCATGCTGAACTACATCTTCGACACGTTCTCCTCGGCCAACAAGCACCATCACCACGATCAGAG GTATGGCCCCCACTTCGAGGATGTGCAGCGGATTGGTCAGGCCACCAATCTCACCGTGCAGGCGGGCTCCAGTATCCACCTGAACTGCAGGATTTCCCTGCTGCAGGATAAGACT GTCTCTTGGGTGCGGCACAACACGCAGGACGAGGGCAAGGACAATGGCAACGCCCTGGACCTGCTGACAGTGGGCATGCACACGTACACGGGTGATAAGCGCTACAAGATGGAGTTCCAGTACCCCAACAACTGGCGACTGAAGATAACCAATGTGAAGAAGGACGACGAGGCCATCTACGAGTGCCAGATCTCAACGCATCCGCCCCGTGTCATTCAAATCAACCTGCACGTGAATG CTCCGAAAGTGATGATAGTGGACGAGGTGGGGGATCCGCTGCAGGAGAAGTACTACGAGATCGACTCCACGCTGCAGCTGTCCTGTGTGGTGCGGAACGTGGCCATGACCAGTTCCGTGGTCTTCTGGAAGCACATGGACAACATCCTCAACTACGACGTTACTCGCGGGGGAGTGAG CGTCAAAACCGAACTGATGGAGGATGGAGCCAACTCGACGCTCTCCATAGCGAAGATCAGTAAAACGGATTCCGGCAACTACACGTGCTCCATCAGCGAGTTCCAGAACTTCACCATAGTGGTTCACATTCTGAACG GCGAAAGCTTCGCCGAACTGCACCATGGTGGTGCGGGTGGGATGCACAGCACGTGGTGGCAGCTGGTGATGCTACATGTAATGGCACTCCTTGTGCTAAATAGTGTAAGGGGGGAGTTTAGCTAA